TGGGAGGCGTTTTCCCATGTGCTGAAGAATGGATCCGGTGCGGTGCGAAGCAAAATCGAGGATGTATTTGGATATACGCTTGGGAAGCGGGAAAAGCAGGAGCTGGCTACTTTGATCTATTATCCAAAAGAGAAGACAGAGCAGGTAAAGCGGACCGAGAAGCATATGGAAGACTGGTATAAAATTCAGCTGTACCGTCTGATCGAGGTGAGCAAACGGGCAGCCAGTAAGTACACCCGTTCTAAAGTACGCAAGGCACTTCCGAAAGATTTTGCTTATGTCATAGAAGAACTGATCACGGAAAAGGCGGAGCTTCATGACAAGGAATCCTACTATAATGAGATCATTCAGACGATCATCCGGATCGGCAGGGCAGAAGAATTTATCTGTGCGATCGCAGATCTGATCCAGAGGCTTGTGATTGATCATTTACATATTGTCGGTGATATTTATGACAGAGGACCGGGCCCGCATATTATCATGGATAAGCTGATGACCTATCATTCAGTGGATATTCAGTGGGGCAATCATGATGTGCTCTGGATGGGGGCGGCAGCAGGGCAAAGAGGCTGCATTGCCAATGTGATCCGGATCTGTGCCCGTTATGGGAATCTGGATATTCTGGAGGATGGATACGGGATCAATCTTCTGCCTCTGGCGAATTTTGCACTTCGCATTTATGGGGACGACCCCTGTACCTGTTTCAGGCGCAAAGGAAGCGAACGCCTGCAAAAGGCGGAGATGGAGATGAATCTTCGGATGCACAAGGCAATTTCCGTGATACAGTTTAAGGTAGAAGGAAAACTGATTCTTCAGCATCCGGAATTTCAGATGGAAGAACGTGCACTGCTGCACAGGATTGATTATAAAAAAGGCACGATCCTGCTGGATGGAAAAGAATATCCGTTAAAAGATGACAGGTTTCCGACCATTGATCCGGCAGCTCCGTATGAACTGACCGAAGAGGAAGAGGAGATTATGGAACGCCTGGAAAAAGCATTTGCAGGATGTGAAAAGCTGCAGAATCATATGCGGTTTTTGCTTGCAAAAGGTGGATTATACAAGGTGTATAACAACAATCTTTTGTATCACGGATGCGTACCGCTTAGAGAGGACGGATCTTTAAAGGAAGTACAGCTCTGTGGAAAAAGCTACCGTGGGAAAAGTCTGTATGATGCGCTGGAAGGCTATGTAAGAAAAGGCTTTTTCGCGCTGGATGAACAGGAAAAAGAGCAAGGAAAGAATATCATGTGGTGCATCTGGCAGCATCCGGATTCTCCGCTGTTCGGAAAAGACAAGATGGCGACCTTTGAGCGGTATTTTATCGAGGCAAAAGAGACGCATCTGGAGAAAAAGAATCCGTATTACGAACTTCTGGAAAAAGAAGCGGTGGTAGACGAGATTCTGGAAGAGTTCGGACTGCACCCGGAGGGAGCCCACATTGTCAACGGGCACGTTCCTGTAAAATGTAAAAACGGAGAAAGTCCGATCAAGTGTAATGGGAAAGTTCTGGTCATCGATGGAGGTTTTTCCAGGGCGTATCAGAAAGAGACGGGAATTGCAGGGTATACCCTTGTCTACAACTCCTATGGTCTTGTTCTGGTTGCCCATGAGCCTTTTGAGTCGAAAGAGGCTGCGGTGGAAAAGGGAAGCGATATTCATTCGGATTACATGGTAGTGAAACGGGTGACAGAACGCCGTCTCGTTGGAAATACAGATATCGGCACCGAATTAAAAGAGCAGGTAGCAGATCTGGAGTCGCTGCTTGCAGCCTACAGAAGCGGTCAGGTGATTGAGAAACTATAAGCAGAGACTTACGTGAAAAGAAAGGCATGAAAATATATGAGTAAAGAGATAGAAAGGGAACTGTTGGAGGAAGAACTGGATCTGGGAGCAGAAACAGAGGATCTGGTGCCGGATTCGGTGGATATGACGGAACCGTTAAAGATTTATTTAAAAGAGATCGGCAGGATCCCGCTGCTTACAGCAGAGGAAGAACTGGAGCTTGGCAGACAGATCGCAGAAGGAGATACAGAAGCACGACGAAAGATGGAGGAAGCAAATCTGCGTCTGGTGGTTGCGGTGGCAAAGCATTATGCCGGAAAAGGAATGCAGTTTATGGATCTGATCCAGGAAGGTAATATCGGTCTGATGCGTGCAGTGGAAAAATTTGACTACACAAAGGGCAGTAAATTTTCCACCTATGCGGTATGGTGGATCAAAGAAGCCATTCTGCGGGCGCTGGATTCTCAGTCCAGAGAGATTCGTGTGCCGGTCCGTGTGGCTCAGAATATGAATAAGATCAGCAAAACAGAGCGGAAGATGGAACAGACACTCGGGCGTGAAGTGGCAGCAGAGGAGATTGCAAAAGAGCTGCATATGACAACAGAAGAAGTAGAGCGCATGCAGAGCTATATCAAGAATCCGGTTTCTCTGGAGACTCCGGTGGGAGATGAAGAGAACAGCAATCTGGAAGACTTTATTGAAGATACACAGGAGCCGACTCCGGAGGAGGCTGTTGCGGCACTGGTACAGAAAGAAGAAGTGCAGGAGATGCTTTCCACGCTGACAGAAAAAGAGCAGAAAATCTTAAGACTCCGCTACGGTCTGGAGGACGGCAATGTACATACGCTCGAAGAAACCGGACAGATACTCGGCGTGACCAGAGAACGGATCCGTCAGCTGGAGTCAAGAGCATTGGAAAAACTGAGAAAATCAGCAGGACCAAGAGCATAAAAAAGAAAAAAATTCCATTCATAAAATATTAAAAAAAGGAAAACTTAACAGTGTAAGACTATATTTTATGAAAGGAAGAAGATTATGAAAAACAGAAAAAAACTGCTTGTATTGCTGATGTGTACCTGTATGCTTCTGGGCACGACTGCATGTGGAAACAGAAGAGATACACAGAGCGATACAACAATGAATGATGCAACTGACAAAACAAAGGACAACAATGACAAGACAGACAGAAATGAAAACCGTACAGATGACAACAGTAACGGAAAAGCAGACAACGTGGTAGATGATGTCACAGACGGTGTGAATGATGTAGTGGATGGTGTGACCAATGGAGTGGATGATCTGACAAGGGGAGCTACGGATGCGGTAGATGATGCTGCGGATGGAATGACCAAAGATCATAACACACAGAACCGGGAGAATAACAAGTAGGTTTTGAATACCGGATAAACAAGTGCTGCAGAAGAAGTTTTTGCAGCACTTTTCTATAAAAGGAGAATTGTGATGAAGTTCAGACCTTGTATTGATATACATAACGGAAAAGTAAAACAGATCGTCGGCGGCAGCTTAAAAGATGAAGGCGATATGGCACAGACCAATTTTACTTCAGAACAGGATGCAGCCTGGTATGCAGAAAAATATAAACAGGATGGACTCAAAGGAGGGCATATCATTCTGCTCAATTCCAGAGATTCCGAATATTTTGAGGCAACGAAAGCGCAGGCGCTTCTGGCGCTTTCGGTATATCCGGGAGGGATGCAGATCGGCGGCGGTATCACGGCGGAAAATGCGGAAGAATATCTGGATGCAGGCGCCAGCCATGTGATCGTAACCTCTTATATATTTCGTGAAGGAGAGGTGGATCGCAGCCGTTTGAGACGACTGAAAGAGATGGTCGGAAAAGAGAGGATAGTGCTGGATCTGAGCTGCCGGAAAAAGGGGGATGAATATTACATCGTGACAAACCGGTGGCAGACGTTTACCAGAGAAAAACTGTCAGAAGAATTGCTTGATGAAATGGCGCAGTACTGTGATGAATTTCTGGTACACGGTGTGGATGTGGAAGGAAAATCTTCCGGAGTGGAAGGAGAACTTGTAGAACTGCTTGGCAGATGGGAAGGGATTCCTGTTACTTATGCGGGCGGGATCGGAAGTATGGAAGAACTGGAAAAATTCAAAAATCTTGGACATGGAAAGCTGGATTTTACGATCGGAAGTGCACTGGATCTGTTTGGAGGGACAATTCCTTATAAAAATCTGCTCTGTTTGTAAATGAAATGTAAACAAAGCGGAACAAAAACATGAATTGGTTGAATTCATGGAAAGTTAGTGATAGAATGGTAGGCAGAGTAAATTTAGACAAGGAGCAGATTGCAGATTATGGGTTTAATGGATAAAATTTTCGGGACTCACAGCCAGCACGAGCTGAAGAGAATCTATCCGATCGTGGATCGCATTGAGGCGCTGGAGCCAGAGATGAAAGCACTTTCGGATGCGGAATTAAAGGATAAGACAAGAGAGTTTAAAGAACGTCTCAAAGAGGGAGAGACACTGGATGATATTCTCCCGGAGGCATATGCAGTTGTAAGAGAAGGTGCATATAGAAGTATGGGGATGCGCCATTACCGGGTACAGCTGATCGGCGGTATCATCCTGCATCAGGGACGTATTGCAGAGATGCGTACAGGTGAAGGTAAGACACTGGTATCCACACTTCCGGCATATCTGAATGCGCTGGAAGAAAAAGGAGTTCACATTGTCACAGTCAATGATTATCTGGCAAAGCGTGATGCCGAGTGGATGGGAAAAGTACACGAATTTCTGGGACTGACAGTCGGTGTGGTTCTCAATGATATGGACAATGATGAGCGCCGTGCGGCATATAATTGTGATATTACATATGTAACGAACAACGAACTGGGATTTGATTATCTGAGAGACAACATGGTGATCTACAAGGAACAGCTTGTACAAAGAGGGCTGAACTTTGCGGTTATCGATGAGGTTGACTCTGTATTGATCGATGAAGCCAGAACTCCGCTGATCATTTCCGGACAGAGTAATAAATCTACAAAATTGTATGAGGCATGCGATATTCTGGCACGCCAGCTGGAAAGAGGAGAAGCAAGCGGTGAGTTTTCCAAGATCAATGCGATCATGGGAGAAGATATTGAAGAGTCCGGAGATTTTATTGTCAACGAGAAAGAAAAGGTTGTCAATCTGACAGAAGACGGTGTGAAGAAGGTAGAAAACTTCTTCCATATCGAGAACCTGGCAGATCCGGAGAATCTGGAGATTCAGCACAACATCATTCTGGCGCTGCGTGCGCATAACCTGATGTTCCGCGATCAGGATTACGTGGTGACTCAGGAGGGAGAGGTTATGATCGTGGATGAGTTCACCGGACGTATCATGCCGGGAAGACGGTATTCGGACGGACTGCATCAGGCGATCGAAGCAAAAGAGCATGTGAAGGTCAGAAGAGAGAGCAAGACACTGGCAACTATTACATTCCAGAACCTGTTCAACAAGTATGAGAAGAAGAGCGGTATGACAGGTACTGCCTTGACTGAGGAAAAAGAGTTCCGTGATATTTACGGAATGGACGTTGTAGAGATCCCGACCAACCGTCCGGTTCAGAGAAAAGATCTCGAAGACGCAGTATATAAGACAAAACAGGAAAAATACCACGCAGTCGTTGAAGCCGTGAAAGAAGCGCATGCAACGGGACAGCCGGTCCTGGTTGGTACAATCACGATCGAGGTTTCAGAGCTGCTCAGCAAAATGCTGAAAAAAGAAGGAATTCAGCATAAGGTATTGAATGCCAAGTATCATGAACTGGAAGCAGAAATCGTGGCAGATGCGGGACAGCACGGAGCAGTCACGATTGCGACCAACATGGCCGGACGTGGTACGGATATCAAGCTGGATGATGCTGCAAGAGAGGCCGGAGGTCTTAAGATCATCGGTACAGAGCGTCATGAATCCAGACGTATTGACAACCAGCTGCGCGGACGTTCCGGACGACAGGGAGATCCGGGAGAATCCCGTTTCTATATTTCTCTGGAGGATGATCTGATGCGTCTGTTTGGTTCTGAACGTCTGATGAGTGTATTCAACACACTTGGTGTAGAGGACGGAGAACAGATCGAGCATAAGATGCTCTCCAGTGCGATTGAGAAAGCACAGAAGAAGATCGAGGGCAATAACTTTGGAATCCGTAAGAATCTGCTGGAATACGATCAGGTTATGAATGAGCAGAGAGAGATCATTTATGAGGAAAGACGTCGTGTTCTGGACGGAGAGAGCATGCGAGATACCATCTACAATATGATGACAGAATATGTAGAAAATATGACAGACCGCTTTGCCGCACCGGATGCAGATTCGGAAGAATGGGATCTGGCAGGACTGGAGCTGACACTTCACGGGGAGATTCCGATGCTGAAGATGCCGGATGCAGAGGAAGTCAAGGACATGAGACAGAAAGAGCTCAAGCATACATTGAAAGAGCGTGCTGTAAAAGCATACGAGGAGAAAGAAGCAGAATTCCCGGAAGCAGAGCAGCTGCGTGAGATGGAGCGAGTGGTACTGTTAAAGGCAATCGATACACGCTGGATGGATCACATCGATGATATGGATCAGCTCCGTCAGGGAATCGGTCTGCAGGCATACGGACAGAGAGATCCACTGGTAGAATATAAGATGATGGGATACGATATGTTCGGCGAGATGACCAATTCCATCGCAGAGACGACGATCCGTACCTTATTCCATATCCGGATCGAGCAGAAGGTAGAAAGAGAGCAGGTGGCACAGGCGACCGGAACAAACAAAGATGACAGCGCATCACACACTCCGAAAAAACGGGAAGAGAAAAAGGTTTATCCAAATGATCCATGCCCGTGCGGAAGTGGCAAGAAGTACAAACAGTGCTGCGGAAGAAAATAGTAACCAGGTAAGTGCCTGAATATTTTGTTGACTGTGTGTATACTGCATCAGACATTGTGCTGCAATATATACACAGTCAATGTTGATTTAAAACAGATTTTTGAAAAAAGAAAGAGGTGATCAAGGTGGTTTTATTAGATGAACTGAAAGTAAGACTGAGTGCATACGAAGAGCCGCTGAAAGATTTGAGGGATTCACTTTGACTTAGCGTCAAAGAAAGAACGAATTGAGGAATTAGAAAGAACGATCGAGGAGCCGGGATTCTGGGATAATCCGGATCAGTCCAGACAGACGATGCAGGTATTGAAAAGTCTTCAGGATTCGGTAAAGCAGATTGAGCAGATGTACGCAGA
This window of the Mediterraneibacter gnavus ATCC 29149 genome carries:
- a CDS encoding sigma-70 family RNA polymerase sigma factor; amino-acid sequence: MSKEIERELLEEELDLGAETEDLVPDSVDMTEPLKIYLKEIGRIPLLTAEEELELGRQIAEGDTEARRKMEEANLRLVVAVAKHYAGKGMQFMDLIQEGNIGLMRAVEKFDYTKGSKFSTYAVWWIKEAILRALDSQSREIRVPVRVAQNMNKISKTERKMEQTLGREVAAEEIAKELHMTTEEVERMQSYIKNPVSLETPVGDEENSNLEDFIEDTQEPTPEEAVAALVQKEEVQEMLSTLTEKEQKILRLRYGLEDGNVHTLEETGQILGVTRERIRQLESRALEKLRKSAGPRA
- a CDS encoding fructose-bisphosphatase class III produces the protein MKELETRYLERLSDLYPTIAAASTEIINLQAILNLPKGTEHFLTDIHGEWEAFSHVLKNGSGAVRSKIEDVFGYTLGKREKQELATLIYYPKEKTEQVKRTEKHMEDWYKIQLYRLIEVSKRAASKYTRSKVRKALPKDFAYVIEELITEKAELHDKESYYNEIIQTIIRIGRAEEFICAIADLIQRLVIDHLHIVGDIYDRGPGPHIIMDKLMTYHSVDIQWGNHDVLWMGAAAGQRGCIANVIRICARYGNLDILEDGYGINLLPLANFALRIYGDDPCTCFRRKGSERLQKAEMEMNLRMHKAISVIQFKVEGKLILQHPEFQMEERALLHRIDYKKGTILLDGKEYPLKDDRFPTIDPAAPYELTEEEEEIMERLEKAFAGCEKLQNHMRFLLAKGGLYKVYNNNLLYHGCVPLREDGSLKEVQLCGKSYRGKSLYDALEGYVRKGFFALDEQEKEQGKNIMWCIWQHPDSPLFGKDKMATFERYFIEAKETHLEKKNPYYELLEKEAVVDEILEEFGLHPEGAHIVNGHVPVKCKNGESPIKCNGKVLVIDGGFSRAYQKETGIAGYTLVYNSYGLVLVAHEPFESKEAAVEKGSDIHSDYMVVKRVTERRLVGNTDIGTELKEQVADLESLLAAYRSGQVIEKL
- the secA gene encoding preprotein translocase subunit SecA — encoded protein: MGLMDKIFGTHSQHELKRIYPIVDRIEALEPEMKALSDAELKDKTREFKERLKEGETLDDILPEAYAVVREGAYRSMGMRHYRVQLIGGIILHQGRIAEMRTGEGKTLVSTLPAYLNALEEKGVHIVTVNDYLAKRDAEWMGKVHEFLGLTVGVVLNDMDNDERRAAYNCDITYVTNNELGFDYLRDNMVIYKEQLVQRGLNFAVIDEVDSVLIDEARTPLIISGQSNKSTKLYEACDILARQLERGEASGEFSKINAIMGEDIEESGDFIVNEKEKVVNLTEDGVKKVENFFHIENLADPENLEIQHNIILALRAHNLMFRDQDYVVTQEGEVMIVDEFTGRIMPGRRYSDGLHQAIEAKEHVKVRRESKTLATITFQNLFNKYEKKSGMTGTALTEEKEFRDIYGMDVVEIPTNRPVQRKDLEDAVYKTKQEKYHAVVEAVKEAHATGQPVLVGTITIEVSELLSKMLKKEGIQHKVLNAKYHELEAEIVADAGQHGAVTIATNMAGRGTDIKLDDAAREAGGLKIIGTERHESRRIDNQLRGRSGRQGDPGESRFYISLEDDLMRLFGSERLMSVFNTLGVEDGEQIEHKMLSSAIEKAQKKIEGNNFGIRKNLLEYDQVMNEQREIIYEERRRVLDGESMRDTIYNMMTEYVENMTDRFAAPDADSEEWDLAGLELTLHGEIPMLKMPDAEEVKDMRQKELKHTLKERAVKAYEEKEAEFPEAEQLREMERVVLLKAIDTRWMDHIDDMDQLRQGIGLQAYGQRDPLVEYKMMGYDMFGEMTNSIAETTIRTLFHIRIEQKVEREQVAQATGTNKDDSASHTPKKREEKKVYPNDPCPCGSGKKYKQCCGRK
- the hisA gene encoding phosphoribosylformimino-5-aminoimidazole carboxamide ribotide isomerase, with translation MKFRPCIDIHNGKVKQIVGGSLKDEGDMAQTNFTSEQDAAWYAEKYKQDGLKGGHIILLNSRDSEYFEATKAQALLALSVYPGGMQIGGGITAENAEEYLDAGASHVIVTSYIFREGEVDRSRLRRLKEMVGKERIVLDLSCRKKGDEYYIVTNRWQTFTREKLSEELLDEMAQYCDEFLVHGVDVEGKSSGVEGELVELLGRWEGIPVTYAGGIGSMEELEKFKNLGHGKLDFTIGSALDLFGGTIPYKNLLCL